A single region of the Silene latifolia isolate original U9 population chromosome 8, ASM4854445v1, whole genome shotgun sequence genome encodes:
- the LOC141596036 gene encoding protein TRANSPORT INHIBITOR RESPONSE 1-like has translation MLDSKKIKKSYDLDENSQRISSFPDEVLENVLGMLESNKDRSSVSLVCKDWYNAERWSRTHVFIGNCYAVTPEIVARRFPNIRSVILKGKPRFSDFNLVPDNWGADIHPWLVCFHKVYPFLEELRLKRMSICDESLEFLAMSFPLFKRISLLSCDGFSTDGLAAVATHCKNLVELDIQENGIDDRSGSWLSCFPENFTSLEILNFSNLNSEVSFASLERLVARCKSLRTLKVNKNITLEQLQRLLVHTPWLAQLGTGSFSQELHLSQYASLESVFNNFRNLQTISGLWDANSVYLPVIYPACSMLTFLNLSDAALQCDELAQLLAHCPNLRRLWVLDTVGDKGLETVGSNCPLLEELRVFPASPFEAEIDHGVTESGFVSVSYGCPKLKCVLYFCRQMTNAAVATIVKNCPEFTHFRLCIMNPGQPDHLTNEPMDEAFGSVVKGCKKLRRLAVSGLLTDLTFEYIGKYAKNLETLSVAFAGSSDRAMQCVLSGCPKLRRLEIRDCPFGNSALLSGLERYESMRSLWMSACNVTMSACELLAKEMPRLNVEVINDESTDECIDCHADKVYVYRSVAGPRKDAPPFVLTL, from the exons ATGTTagattcaaaaaaaataaaaaaatcataTGATTTAGATGAAAATAGTCAAAGAATATCATCATTTCCTGATGAAGTATTGGAAAATGTTTTAGGAATGTTGGAATCAAACAAAGATAGAAGTTCAGTTTCATTAGTTTGTAAAGATTGGTATAATGCTGAAAGATGGAGTAGAACACATGTGTTTATTGGTAATTGTTATGCTGTTACACCTGAAATTGTTGCTAGAAGATTCCCAAATATTAGGAGTGTTATTTTAAAAGGAAAACCTAGGTTTTCTGATTTTAATTTAGTTCCTGATAATTGGGGTGCTGATATTCATCCTTGGCTTGTTTGTTTTCATAAAGTTTACCCATTTCTTGAGGAACTTAGATTGAAAAGAATGAGTATTTGTGATGAAAGTTTGGAGTTTTTAGCTATGTCTTTTCCTTTGTTTAAGAGGATTTCTCTTCTTAGCTGTGATGGATTCAGTACTGATGGTCTTGCTGCTGTTGCCACTCATTGCAA GAACTTGGTTGAGCTGGACATTCAGGAAAATGGGATTGATGACCGTAGTGGCAGCTGGTTGAGTTGTTTTCCGGAAAACTTCACGTCACTGGAAATATTAAACTTTTCCAATCTCAACTCTGAAGTAAGCTTTGCGTCCCTTGAAAGACTTGTTGCTAGGTGCAAATCTTTAAGGACTTTGAAGGTCAACAAAAATATTACCTTGGAGCAGTTACAAAGGTTACTTGTCCATACTCCGTGGTTGGCACAGCTTGGGACGGGTTCCTTCTCACAGGAGCTCCACCTTTCCCAATATGCGAGCCTGGAGAGTGTATTTAATAACTTCCGGAATCTTCAAACTATCTCTGGATTGTGGGATGCCAATTCAGTCTATCTGCCTGTTATTTATCCTGCATGCTCAATGCTGACATTTTTGAATCTGAGCGATGCAGCTCTGCAATGCGATGAACTTGCTCAACTTCTTGCTCATTGTCCGAATCTTCGCCGACTTTGG GTGCTGGATACTGTGGGAGATAAAGGTTTGGAAACCGTTGGATCTAACTGCCCGTTACTAGAAGAACTACGAGTTTTTCCCGCAAGTCCCTTTGAAGCGGAAATTGATCACGGGGTTACTGAGTCGGGTTTTGTTTCCGTTTCATATGGATGCCCTAAACTCAAATGTGTTCTCTATTTCTGCCGGCAAATGACAAATGCTGCTGTAGCAACCATTGTGAAAAACTGCCCGGAATTCACTCATTTTCGCCTGTGCATCATGAACCCGGGTCAACCCGACCACTTAACCAATGAGCCGATGGACGAGGCTTTCGGGTCTGTTGTCAAAGGTTGTAAGAAGCTCAGAAGACTAGCCGTTTCTGGTTTGTTAACCGACTTGACCTTTGAATACATTGGGAAGTATGCAAAGAACCTTGAGACTCTCTCAGTTGCTTTTGCTGGAAGTAGTGACCGAGCAATGCAATGTGTTCTTTCGGGTTGTCCTAAGTTGAGACGGTTGGAGATAAGGGACTGCCCATTCGGTAATTCTGCCCTTCTTTCAGGATTAGAAAGATATGAGTCGATGAGATCTCTCTGGATGTCGGCATGCAATGTAACAATGAGTGCATGCGAACTATTGGCTAAGGAAATGCCTAGGTTGAATGTCGAGGTTATCAATGATGAAAGTACTGATGAATGCATTGACTGTCATGCCGATAAAGTTTATGTCTATCGTTCGGTGGCTGGACCGAGAAAAGATGCTCCGCCTTTCGTCCTCACACTTTGA
- the LOC141596037 gene encoding external alternative NAD(P)H-ubiquinone oxidoreductase B2, mitochondrial, protein MSYNAFFEKASRPFRNYPKLSTVLVIVTVVGSGKGLLAYSDAKEYNAIVSAPDFKKKKVVVLGTGWAGTSFLKQLKHPSYDIEIISPRNYFAFTPLLPSVTVGTVEARSIVEPIRKIVRKKGSNVVLQEAECLSIDPVNKKVNCRSTLNGKGEFSVEYDYLVIAMGAQSNTFNIPGVEENAHFLKEVEDALKIRRSITDCFEKAALSTFTDEERKKILHFVIVGGGPTGVEFAAELHDYVHDDLGRLYPTVKDFVKITLLEATDHILNMFDKRITEFAEKKFQRDGIDLKTGSMVTKVTDTEITTKALKNGGEVTSFPYGMMVWSTGIGTRPVIRDFMSKVGQANRRVLGTDEWLRVEGTRDIYALGDCATIVQRKVMEDITEIFQKADKDNSGTLTVKEMQEVVKDVLERYPQIEIYLKNKKMKSIVDLMKDTKGDAKKEAVELNIEEFRSALSEVDTQMKNLPPTAQVADQQGRYLADCFNRMDKCEKTPEGPIRIRQDGRHRFKPFRYKHLGQFAPLGGEQAAAQIPQLPGDGVSIGHSTQWLWYSAYASMQISARTRAVVVGDWIRRFMWGRDSSGI, encoded by the exons ATGAGTTATAATGCGTTCTTCGAGAAAGCTTCTAGACCCTTCCGTAATTATCCTAAGCTTTCCACGGTTCTCGTAATCGTCACCGTCGT TGGAAGTGGTAAAGGTCTGTTGGCATATTCCGATGCAAAAGAATATAATGCCATTGTCTCTGCGCCTGATTTTAAGAAAAAGAAGGTGGTAGTGCTTGGTACTGGATGGGCTGGTACCAGTTTCTTGAAACAACTTAagcatccttcatatgacattgAAATTATCAGCCCTCGGAATTACTTTGCATTCACGCCTTTGCTTCCAAGTGTTACAGTTGGCACGGTTGAGGCCCGTAGTATTGTTGAGCCAATCAGGAAAATTGTTAGGAAG AAAGGTTCAAATGTTGTCTTGCAAGAAGCTGAATGCTTAAGCATCGATCCTGTTAACAAGAAGGTAAACTGTCGATCGACTTTGAATGGGAAAGGTGAATTTTCTGTGGAATATGACTACCTTGTCATTGCTATGGGAGCTCAATCCAACACTTTCAACATTCCCGGCGTAGAGGAGAACGCCCACTTTCTAAAG GAGGTGGAAGACGCCCTAAAAATTCGACGTAGCATCACTGATTGTTTCGAAAAGGCTGCCCTGTCCACCTTCACTGATGAAGAGAGGAAGAAAATACTTCACTTTGTTATTGTTGGTGGTGGACCTACCGGAGTTGAGTTTGCTGCGGAACTTCATGACTATGTGCATGATGATTTGGGGAGATTGTATCCTACAGTAAAGGATTTTGTCAAGATAACACTTCTTGAAGCAAcagatcatattttgaatat GTTTGACAAAAGGATTACTGAATTTGCTGAAAAGAAGTTTCAAAGAGATGGTATAGACCTGAAAACAGGTTCAATGGTTACGAAAGTGACTGACACAGAAATAACAACTAAAGCACTCAAGAATGGTGGGGAAGTAACATCCTTTCCATATGGAATGATGGTCTGGTCTACTGGAATCGGAACTCGCCCTGTGATAAGGGACTTCATGAGTAAAGTTGGACAA GCCAACAGGCGCGTCCTGGGAACTGATGAGTGGCTAAGAGTGGAGGGAACACGTGACATATATGCTCTGGGTGATTGCGCAACTATAGTACAACGAAAAGTCATG GAAGATATTACTGAGATTTTCCAGAAAGCCGACAAGGATAATTCTGGCACTCTAACGGTGAAGGAAATGCAGGAAGTCGTTAAGGATGTACTCGAAAGATACCCTCAAATTGAAATTTATCTCAAGAATAAGAAAATGAAGAGTATTGTTGACCTCATGAAAGATACCAAAGGAGATGCGAAAAAGGAAGCAGTTGAATTGAACATCGAAGAATTCAGATCTGCCCTTTCAGAAGTTGACACTCAAATGAAAAATCTTCCTCCAACTGCTCAG GTCGCTGATCAGCAAGGTCGCTATCTCGCTGACTGTTTCAATCGCATGGATAAATGTGAAAAGACTCCCGAAGGCCCGATAAGAATCAGACAAGATGGTCGCCATCGTTTCAAGCCTTTTAG GTATAAGCATTTAGGCCAATTTGCGCCACTGGGAGGAGAGCAAGCAGCTGCTCAGATACCTCAGCTACCCGGAGACGGTGTTTCTATTGGGCACAGCACGCAATGGTTGTGGTACTCTGCTTATGCAAG CATGCAAATTAGCGCGCGTACTAGAGCCGTGGTTGTTGGAGACTGGATCAGGCGTTTCATGTGGGGCAGGGATTCCAGCGGCATCTAA
- the LOC141596038 gene encoding F-box protein SKIP27 produces the protein MALTKSLSFSLGRKRILISNNSCDLQHFCDEFECFTPLKKLCSQEFDIQHDFSSVNLNSNSVSLLEALPQELLIKVICGVDHDDLKRLFFVSKTVRDAAIIAKKCHFAYSTPSKTKAFRNSIDMLNDKNPLEDSDDLEAPNAPKQARKMNRKRLDSRKLEDISVALFADKATDAAEQRWPRRSLFMDIDS, from the exons ATGGCGTTAACGAAGAGCTTGAGTTTTTCGCTAGGAAGAAAGAGGATATTGATTTCGAACAACAGTTGCGATTTACAGCATTTTTGTGATGAATTTGAGTGTTTTACTCCATTGAAGAAGCTTTGTTCTCAAGAATTTGACATTCAGCATGATTTCAGCAGTGTGAATTTGAATTCGAATTCGGTTTCGTTGCTTGAAGCTTTACCTCAAGAACTTCTG ATTAAAGTAATTTGTGGAGTTGATCATGACGACCTCAAACGCCTCTTCTTTGTTTCTAAAACAGTTCGTGATGCG GCAATAATTGCGAAGAAGTGTCATTTCGCATACAGCACACCTTCAAAAACAAAAGCATTCAGAAATTCAATCGATATGTTGAATGACAAAAATCCTCTGGAAGATTCCGACGATTTGGAAGCTCCAAATGCTCCGAAACAAGCTCGGAAAATGAACCGGAAACGACTCGACTCGAGAAAACTCGAAGACATCTCCGTCGCCTTATTCGCCGATAAGGCGACTGACGCCGCGGAACAGAGGTGGCCGCGAAGGAGTTTATTTATGGATATTGACAGTTAA